One Zingiber officinale cultivar Zhangliang chromosome 10B, Zo_v1.1, whole genome shotgun sequence genomic window, aggcgcctcgggtgcgaaccaggaaaagccagcgcagaaggttggaggtgccttagatgaagttcaaggcgccttgggtcgaaggttgaaggcgccttgggtaggctgaaggcgccttgaactggatgaagttcgaccaagtctgtgctgatctccgcgggtgactcggcctgtttaaggcgccttgaagggcttcaaggcgccttgaacaccctttataaggggtctcgagcagcagcaccagtacaacgaactccaagcaatccttacgctacaagctgctctagaaacacccagaagtgctgttacaagtccccgacaacccggagcttcagattctgctactttattgttgtcggtataatttgttttagttctttcaattgtaatatcttattgtacattttacgagcttatagttgttgcccacggaaagcgatcaaggatcgcgggccttcgagtaggagtcgccttaggctccgaacgaagtaaaacttcttgtgtccctctgtgattgcattcgttatttccgctgcgtatatttactttgatagttttacgattccgatacgatcaaaatagccacgagcgctattcaccccccccccctctagcgcgtctcgatccaacaggttcaaggttcaatccttgaccaactctttatatatatatatatatatatatatatatatatatatatatatatatatatatatatatatttttttttttttttggttccatcttatcttcctttattctaagagaaaatcttcacatacttagcttaagaaattcgtgggtgttacaggttACTCAAGGCACTACttgtccagttagtcggacttacagcctctttcgactagagtTGAGGGGAACCTTGTGATACGGTGATAAAGGGGGCCCACTAAGTGTGGGTCAAAGGAGGACATGGAGGTCAAACTAAAGGAGGTCAATGCTAGAGGACCAATGAGCCCACTAAACGATATCCAAGTGGAGCTCTACATCATGACCTGATTAGGCATGTTTTGCCCGACCGGTAAAGGGATGGACCAAGCAAAGCGCATGTGTAGCCAAGATTATCAGAAGTTCATCATGGAGCAGAGGAGCGTTGAGATTACCAGAGCATTTTTCTGGTCAGGTGAGAACATACTATCGAGACTCGTCGTCGCATGGAAGAGTAGTCGAGTCCggccgagtgaagaagtacttggcTAACCGGAGGAGTACTGGGTTGAGCGGCTATCTTGCTCGACCGATTAGCGAGATCGCTGACCTATCTTGGGATATCTTTTTGAGAGATAGTGTCGCTAACACAGGGCATGGTCAACAGGCGGATCGTGCGATGACAAATCGGAGGATGTGCCCACGACTAATTGGAGAACGTATCCATGACCACGTGTCCAGGACCAATTGGAGAATGTGTCCACGACCAATGGGAGAATGTGCCCATGCCTCAAAAATTATGCATGTCGCCCACTAGGGtattatataaagggggttcgtaCATCGACGGAGGTACGCATTATTCACTATTTATGCTTGTGCCACTGTTGTTCCATCTTATTCTTtgtgtcggtgactgacttgagcgtcggagggctaatgacagggaccccttccctggctcggcactgacgtttcttatgcttgtagattGGAGCGTGGTCTACATCCAGTCAATACAGCATCCACATCCCCAACTTTTCGTCTCCacgattttcggacaggatcatataacCTTATCATTTTTTCTTCAACACAAATCTTACACTTATATttcgggtcaaggtggaatgtaggtatactTTGCATAGTTATTAATCTAtgcaatacatcgtagttaacatgtcataGTCTACCATTCCACAAACATGAAGattcaagcatataagtggaagacctttatttttatttatcttacacCTAATGggcattacattgagcttaaacaacccatcagatatatagtctcttccaacaaacattctATTCTTAGACATCACAATTCTatctgactcaaaaataatgtgaaagtcATGCTTACTTAACAGTGATCTGGATACTAGATTCTTCTGACTCTCCAGAATATACAATACATtattcagagtaaggtccttgtCTGAGGTTATCTccagcaccacttttccttggctcatcactacaacaaaaacccttatAGACATCAatggaacaacaacgattttaagcaaaaaccgatgtctttgagtattttacaccggtttttccaaaaaccggggtctatgagcgcagattttcgctcatagacatcggtttttttagccgatgtctatgagcgcctttttttcattaatagacatcgattttaaccgcagtttttaaaaccggtgtctatgaaccaaaattttGGCGGACTTTCGTAGCGCCctttcttttgggcttctcctcACCCACAATAAATCAAAACCCTAATCCTCTGCATCCTCCTTTTAGGAGATACCATTTGAAAGACGAGCAATGGATCTCTTGACGGCGGCCGTCGTCGGTGCTATCGCGTTCTACTGGTTCGTGTGGGTGATGGGCTCAGCGGAAGTGAAAGGCAAGCGGGCAGTGAACCTTAAGATGAGATTGATCATGCAAGATAAGGTGCAGGACAAGTACAAGCAGTACTTGTCCTTCTTTCTCCGCTCCAAGGAGGGCATTGCCGCCGCGCCCGACGACGATAACGTCCCTGTCTTCGTCGACACCTTCTACAACCTCGTCATAGACATCTACGAGTGGGGATGGGGGCAGTCCTTCCACTTCTCGCACTCACTTCCCGGCCGCTCCCACCGGGAAGCCACACGCATCCATGAGGAGCTCGCCGCTGATCTGAGAGATGGGGATCTTCTCTCTCAGATCCCCATCCGAGGTCACTGGCTCCTCCTTCCCTTCACTATGACCGGCAAAAGGATGGCCGCCCCATTTCTCTTGCTGCTAATCGCGTCCTGCTAATCTCTCTTGCTGCCAATCGCGCTCCGGGGTGAATCGCAGTGCAAAGGGCGGCTCGGACTCTTTGTCCCTCCATCTCTGTCCTTTCTCCGTCTCCCATTGCGTCGCCCGGAGCTAGATCGAGATGGTGGGGAAGCTCTCGAAAGCGGAGAAGAAGGTCCGCTACGACAAGAAGCTGTGCTCGCTTCTGGACGAGTACGGGAAGGTCCTAATCGCCGCCACCGACAATGTTGGGTCCAACCAGCTCCAAAGCATCCGTAGGGGCCTCCGCGGCGACTCCGTCATCCTCATGGGCAAGAACACCCTCATCCGCCGCTGCATCCGCTTCCACACCGAGAAGACCGGCAACAAGGACTTCCTCAACCTTCTCCCCCTTCCCGTCGTACGCACTCTTCGCCATTTCCCATTTCCTCATCTTTAGTTCCTCCATGAATCGATCATTTAGCTATTTAGTAATTATCCTTGATTGATTCAGGGGAATGTGGGATTGATATTCACAAAGGGTGATCTTAAGGAAGTTAGCGAGGAGGTTGCCAAGTACAAGGTGTTGAATATAATAAATGTGATTTTTTGATGTTGGTTATCACGATTATCATAGTTTTCTGTCGAGTGGTCAATATTTTTGGTGTTTTCCATTTGCAAGTTCGTAGACAACTTTTTTGCTAGATTGTATAAACCTTTTCCACTCCGTAGTATCTTTAGTTCAGTACCCCATGCGTACATTTGAATTCCTTCACCAAAGGGGCCAGATATGAAACACTGAATCTATGCTGCTTGATCATCTATCTGTTAATGTGTTTTTAATGCTATTTTATGTTGGATATTACAATGATCAGAGTTTTGGGTCAAGTGATCAATATTTGTTGGTTGAGGTTTTCCATTTTGCAAGTTCTTAGATAACTTGTTTGCTATATTGTATAAACCTTTTCCACTCTGCATTACTTCCTGCACCAAAGAGACCATATATGAAACACTGAAACTAAATCAGCGATTAAAGGTGATTAATCATCTCTAGTTTAAGCCATTTTGTTCTCCAAAGAAAGTATCTTTCTTCTAGTGCTCTGTCAAGCAAATGAAACATTTAATAAGAGTGTTGATGCAGGCATTGATAATGAGAAGGCAATCAAGCTTTATGAAGTTCCACTTGTGAAATTCTTGGAGCAGAAATAGCTTTGTCATTTGGGTGGTAAGTTCCTTAACTCGAAAATAGCTTATTCTGAATCGGACA contains:
- the LOC122029033 gene encoding 60S acidic ribosomal protein P0-like; amino-acid sequence: MVGKLSKAEKKVRYDKKLCSLLDEYGKVLIAATDNVGSNQLQSIRRGLRGDSVILMGKNTLIRRCIRFHTEKTGNKDFLNLLPLPVGNVGLIFTKGDLKEVSEEVAKYKFSVEWSIFLVFSICKFVDNFFARLVKYSKDILSYLEDLWLNDECQYNGSMVDVFLVTDQ